In Gopherus evgoodei ecotype Sinaloan lineage chromosome 7, rGopEvg1_v1.p, whole genome shotgun sequence, the sequence AGCCTGGCTGCTAGGCCTGCTGCTACCTCCCAGCCACAGCAGATGCCTGGAGCAGGGGGCTCCATTGCTGGTAGGTGGCCTGGTCTTCCTCCCGTTGTGCTCAGCGCTGGCCACCGGGAGCTTGGGGATGGGGCCTGGGAGCTCCCGCCAAGCCGTCCCGTGCAGGGCCGCCTGGCAGAGCCGGCTCCCCAAGCCCACGGGAGCCCCACCTGGAGCCTCACCCCAGCCCAGACAGAAACCAGAGCCCCAGCCTGGACAGAGGGGCTCTTGGCTCATCAGAGAAGCACTCGGCGGGTGCTGCCTGGACTCGTGACCCAGCCACTGCACATCCCTGGGAAAGCTGCTCCTGGTGCAGAACAGGGACCAGAGCACCCCCGCGCCAGGCCCACTCTCCACACCAGCCTGGGAACGTCGCCTGTCCCAACGCCTCCTCACCCAGGTACGTGTGACCAGCCCATGTGGCTGCTGGGGGCTGTTCCCAGGgatctcctccctgccctcctttGGAGCCATGGGCACCTCCCCATGTTCCCACAAGCCTCCTGTCACCCCTGGCCGGGGGCCTTGCCCTCTGCCAAAGGCACCAGGATGCCCCTTCTGCTGTCCCACCCTGTGGCTGCGGgagaggctggggcagcagcacccATGGGTGAGCGAGGCTGAGTCTGCATGGCTGTGGGGCAGCAGGTGCAGCCACCTGAGGCCCCCGGGCCCTTGGTTCTGTttcaggggctgcagcagaggaggagattGGGGCCCCACAGCAAGTCCGGGGAGCGGTGGAACCAAGAACCCCCGTGAACGCCACCTCCACGGccacctctgcccccaggccGCCACTGCCGGGGACCCGGCACTCAGGTGATGGGGCCCCGCCCCTGTGCTTCAGCCCCACCACCAcaggcagctgggcctgggggctGCCCCGGCAGGGCCTGGGCACCGCGGGCTCAGAGATGGCCCCAGTAGGTCCCAACCAGCCCAGTCCTACCCCGCCCTGCGGGGGCTGAGGATACAGAGTTTAGAGGTGCTCCTGGGGGGGTGCTGGGACCCATCTTGTGAGGTGCCCGTGGGAATGTCGAGATGCTCCCCCCggcacctctggggtggggccaggcccTGGCAGCCTGAATGCCTGCAGAGCAGAGGGGATCGTCAGAGGCCTGGTCTAGACAGGAGCTGTAGGGCCGGCTGGGCTTTGGCCCCCAGCCAGGCAGTCGAGGGGCCACAGGGGCACTGATGGCGTCAGAGGAGCCAGGCTGGTCCctaaggggagtgggggggagggagcagctcAGTGACAGCTTCAATCAGGGCTGTGCCCAGTGATGGTGctaatcccctcccccccccggggacCAGCACTGGCTCCCCCCCTCACCGCCCATCCGGCTGGGCTTCctgtgggccctgatcctgcctggGACAAACCCTCGTTCCTGgggcctgcagcccctgccattcCTGGGAGCGGCACTGACTCAGTGCACGCCCGGCCCTGGGCCCAGCTCTCCCATCTCTGTGACGGAGCAGCCCCAACATCTGCGGGCAGGAGGCGCCTGCATCAGGGCTGCCTGCAGGAGCCCCGCAGGGGCAGGACCCGGCCTCGGCCAGGTGCTGGGGACAGGCTGGGCTGGAGACAGAGCTGGCAGCACAGGGAGCAGGGCCCTCCCCATGCAGAGCATGGGtgctgagcagggggcaggccagCTCTGACTGGCCCCCAGCACCCTGGGTGCAGGGAGAGCGCCGGGCACAGCCAGAACCGGAGCCCAGGTATCTGCCACTGCAGCGGCAGGGCACTGTGGGTACTTACTGAGCAGGGCTGTGCCATGGGGAGCGGGGGCCAGTTACCCACTGGGGGTTGGCAGTAGGGGCACTTGGGCTGCGTGCCCAGACATCGCAGGGAGGGTGAACggtccaggcccaggcccaggggattttccctctgccccactgcagGACAGGGCTTGGCCCAGAGCCCTCAGGGAGCTGgtgtggggagcggggctgggctaCCTGCTGGTGATGGGCTCAGCCATGCTGGGAAGGCAGACACCCTGCCCTGTCCATGGGCAGCTGGCAACTGGCCCAAGGGCACCTGGGGCTGAACTTGTCAGGGAGAGAAGGAtagagcccctctccctccctgcccccggcaGGCCAATCTAGGGGGCACTGACCCCACATGCCCCCCGAaatgtcacctctgctgatgcccctcactcccagccctgccccccacagccctgccagcgcccctcactcccaacccacagcccctggtagcccagccctggggtctctactccccccagctctgccagcgtcCCTCCATCTGCATTCCCATGCTGGGAGCGATGCAGGCACAAGGCTCAGATGGGCCTCGAACAGATGGAGGCTGTTGGGATTTGGGGCCGTCACTTTAAATGACTTAGCAGCGGGGCTATGCCAGGGCagggctcccccctgccccagcactcaAGTATCTCCCACAGCAGCCCCAGGCCCATTGGGAGGTCCAGAGGGGATGGGTGAGGGGCTCAGGCTTCTGCCCTGGATGGGGGACCCTGGCAGCAGCTGATTGGATGCTGCTGCAGGATGCAAGGAATGGGGCTGAGCAGCACTGCTGCTATATCCGCTAGCAGAGCAGTGCAGAACTGGCACCAAGATCCGGGGGGTGCAAGGGGGCTGGAAACCCTGGGCGGGGAGAGGGCCAGCGGGTGGGGAGCAGCCCAGCTGTAGGACGTTCTGCAGGGAGGTGGCACGTGCCGCCCTGGTGACAATGTGCTCCTTGCTGTTTGCAGATGAGACCCGACCTCCTGGCCATGGCAGCACCACAGCCCCtgtgcccactccaccccagcccccagccactCCCCAGCGGGGTCTGATCAGAGTCAGCACCCAGCGAGCTCTCCAGCGCCCCTCTCTGCCCGAGCCTGGGCCCAGCGTCCCAGCTGCGGTGTCTGCCTctagcctgccctgcccccatgccagtggggcctgcagcctcctgcagcccaaccagACGCTGCTGCACTGGGCTGACCTGCAGCGCACGCTCGGCTTTGCCTGGGAGCTGCACGTCTATGGCGCCAGCGCCCTCTTCCTACTGCTCAGCCTGGTCTGTGTGGCCAGCCTCATCGGCTCGCCCGTCCTGGACCTGCCCCACCTGCCCTACACCCTGGGCACCAATGCCCTGCTGCTGGGTGCCGGCCTGCTCCGCGCCACCTTCCTCCTCAGCGACCCCTAcggtgccagggccaggctgccCGCCCCGGCCGTGCGGCTGCTGTACAATGCGCCCTTCCCGCTGCTTCTCAGCGCCTtcgccctgctgctgctgctgctcctgcgtgtgtcccagctgcagctgctgccgcCCCCCCTGCAGAGCCTGCCCCTGCTGGCCGCGCTGGCTGCGCTCCAGAGCACCGTGCTGCTGGGAGCCGACCTGCTCTCGCCCCTGCTGAGCCCCGTGCTGGGCGTGGGGCTGCACCTGCTCTCCTGCGCCTGCGGCACCTCCCTCATGCTGGCCAACCTGGCTGCATATTGGCAGCTGCGGCCCCACCAGGCTGCCAGGCCGGGCGAGGCCCAGCGGGTGTCGCTTGGCTGTGAGGacccccaggagctgcctgagcaggGCAGAGCCCTGCAGGCGCTGGGCCCCTGCCCGCGGGTGCTACTGGGGTGCAGCGTTCTGGGGCTGCTGTGCTGTGGGCTCCAGGCATACGGGGTCCTGTGGCTGGGGGCGGTGCTGGGCCCGCTGGGGGAGTTCTCCTGGCCCTGGTGGTTCGTGCAGTTCTGGTTCCGAATCTGTGAGCTGCTGCTGGCCTTTGGCCTGTGCTTTGTGGCCTCACACCCCTTCTGCCAGTGCTGCGGCTCCGCTGACCACATCTGCTGGGCCAAGCTCGTCCGCTACTTCTGCACCTACCGCAAGGCCGAGGCGCCCGAGTACCCCAACAATTGCTACGACTGGGCCACTGGCATGCAGGAGCGGGCGGCCAGCACCCACATCAGCAAGAGCCTGATCCGCAAGCCGCCCGAGCAGCTGCACCTGCGGGCACTGAAGGACAGCAATGAGGGGAGGGTGCCTGGGGCCTTCTCTGCCGGGGGCTCCACCTCCTCACTGGGCCGCCCTGGTGTCAGCCCCATGTGCCCCAACGCTGCACGCGTGGGGCGCTCCTACACCAGCGTCTGCTTCGAGAAGGAGTCGGTGCTGTCGCTGGGGGAGCTGCAGTTCCGCCCACCCTCGCCCATCAACCTCAGCCGCAGCATCGACGAGGCCCTCTTCAAGGAGCACCTGGTGCGGGACAGCGTCTTCCTGCGCTCCAGCCTGCAGTGCCCGGGGCGCCTCGCGCGCCAGGACTCCTGCTCCTCGCTGCGCAGGAGCTCTGCCCTCACGCCCCTGGCCGAGCCCCTGCTGCCCGCCATGGCCTGGCAGCGGCGCAGCAGCGACCCTGACTACCTGTACAGCCTGGCCCGCTGCAGCTCACTCAGCGACCTGCCCTCCCAGAgcgccagcctgccccccagcaagggcCTGCCCAGCGAGCCCCCCACCGAGGGCACCATCTCGGGCAGCTCCCTCGACAGCTTCTCCAAGGGCTCCCTGAAGATCAGCTGGAACCCATGGCGGCACGGCCTCTCCTCGCTGGAGagcctgcccctggaggagatgCCCAGCCGGGCCCCACTGCTTCCTGAGGAGAGCCCGGGGCCCAGCACCACGGGCGGGGCCGCAGACTCGGAGTGCGAAGCCAGGCGGAGCTTCCTGGCGCTCAGCAAGCAGGTGGATTCCCGCAGCATGTCCAGTGACACCATTGAGCTgtgaggggcagggccagggcagcccCCTGAGCACCCCTCGGAGGAGAGCGGCTGGTGCTGTGCcatgggggcagtgccagggagaGCCCACGACTGAGGGCTTCCtgcatgccccagccctgcctagtGCCAACGCCTGTCAGTGATTTTTACGGAGATTTATTTTCCGAGCTCAGATTTTGCACAGGGGGAAGGGAGCTgggccagcccaggaagcaggagcACAGTGGGGGCAGGACTTGCTTTCCCAGCACACGCTGCAcagccaggccaggggtggggggcagtgctggCTCTGGCTGAgtgagggccagggccagggaggAGCACCCAGTCCATGGAGCCAGGGCGGctgctggggggttgggggcaggtggCCTTAGCCAAGGGGGACCCAGGGGCATAGCAGGGCTGAGCCCCCCACCAGGGAGCGGCTCTCGGGTGAGGTTGCCCAGGGACCAGCACTGCAGAGGCACCATGATAGGAGCGCCCCGCCCTGATCCCAAGGGGCAGCCCCCATCGGGCCCCTGGCTGCAAAGAGGCGCAGGCCTGGGGTCGGGGCTGTTGCTGTGGGGCTGTTTGTGCCAAAAGAAGGAAATAAATTTGCTCTCACGATGCCCGTCCCGCGGTGCTGGAGCGATTCTTCCCTGGCGCTGGGCCCAGAGCACTGGGTGGCGGGGAGGCCGTCTGTGCCCCATCCCAGAGACGGGTCAAACCCCTTGCAGGGGGATCCCCCTGGGCTGTACCCTGCCATGGGGCACGGGGCTGCACAGGACAGGCCCTCCCAGTGCCCTGCGCTATGGGCTGAGCAAGGCGTGGGGGGGGAGCTGGCTCCTggtggcccctccccagcccaagctGGCCCCGGAGGTAAATGAAGGGTTCCTGGGCCTGAGAaagtggcggggggagggggctccttccctgtcccaggccccccccccagcccacttCTCCCATAAGCCGGTTGAGCCTTTCAGCCCCCACCACTGCTGCCCGAGATCGgcgcctctgccccccacccccagggcacgAGCGCCGACAGGGTCGCGGGGGGGCGTGTCTTGTGCTGGGGCATCCCCTGCCTGGGATGAGGGGGTCACGTAGGGGTCCCCCACACCCCCCCGCTGGGCGCCAGAagcccaggggagggggtgggggctgttttCCCTCACCTGGGTCAGGCTAGACCACGCGGGGCCTGATACCGCAGCCGGacgggctggaggaggggggggcatggagcacagggaggggctgtgtcgGGGGGGGCGCATGGAGcacagggaggggctgtgtctccggggtggggtgaggagcaTGGAGCAGAGGGGGGGCTGTGTCGGGGGAGCATGGAGCACAGGGAGGGGCTGTCTGCCCCCCCGCCTGCGAAGATCACGAGCCAGCCCAGTGAACGCAGCACAAAGCCCCCCCCCATCTGGGTTCACGGGCCCCGGGGCGACGTGTCACAGGGCCACTCAGCTGGCTGGTGGGACTGGCTCCCAGGACCATTCCgctgtgtgcccccccccgcccgccttTTGCCCcgagcagcagctccccacccccacccccacccccctagggtgcagggggagctgCACCCCACTCAGCCCCACCCGAGCCCGAGGAGCGCAGCGTCAGCTGGGTGGGGAGTCGTGTGTTTCCCCGAGGTGCGAGCCAAGAACTGCGGCCAAACAGCCATGACCAGGATGGAACAGGCCGTGGGCGAGGCTGGGACCtgccagctcggggaggggatGGAGCTGGGTCTGAagagcccccgccccccaccctgcagtggagtgggggggggctctCAGTTCAGTGAGAAACCAAGctggcgggtggggggggggggaagtgggctGAATTCTGATTCCAGGGGGAAGCTGCCATGaccagcaccccccaccccggggTGGGGGCCTCGTTTTCCAccccccctcactgccctgctGGCCTCCCCTAGCACCTGGCTGAGTGGGCCCCAGGAGCAAagcagagcaagtgggggctgagggcaggatcccaccccaggctgcagccagcaCTGCCCAAACCTTCTGTTCAACAGAGCACAGGTGGATCCCTGCCTGGTACAGGTGCCTCAAGCCAGCACTGGGTGACGGGCTGGCAGGCTTCTCACCCCCCACGTGCAAACCACCCCCCCAGAGCACGgactgcccctctctgcctgtGCCTGGCAGCCACACAAAGCTCAGCACTCAGCCCTGCCCACTGAGGCAGGCATCAGGCAGGGCCTGGTCCTAGGTTATACACCCTACTGACAATCACAGTTAATGCATATGATTAAccaaaaaattaatcgcaatttgTAATTGTGATTACTCAGAGTGGTAAATTGTAATTGGTATTTTATGGTTTATTCAAtatgttggatgtttttctagttcagtatattgatttctgttaccCCACAGAACACAAAATGTACACTGCTCATCAGAGCTATTTTTGATTCTaaacatttgcactgtagaaatgataaaaaaaatagtatttttaatccacctcatacaagtactgtggtgcagCCTCTTTCTTGTGAAAGTGCAACGTACAAAAGGTAGAATTATGCCCAAAAAACCACATTAAAAAATAGaacaacataaaactttagagctgacAAGCccactcggtcctacttcttgttcagccaatcactcagacaagtttggttacatttgcaggagataatgttgcccacttcttgtttacagtgtcactaGAAAGCGAGACCAGGCCTTCTCATGGCACCTTTGTAGCCagctttgcaaggtatttacatgccagatattcgtatgccccttcatactttggtcaccattccagaggacgtgctgccatgctgatgatgctcattaaaaaagcgttaattaaatttgtgactgaccatctcgggggagaattgtatgtctctggctctgcTTTACCCACATGtttcatgttctagcagtctcggatgatgacccagcatgtttgttttaagaacactttcactgcagatttgacaatacacaaagaagataccaatatgagatttctaaggatagctacagcacATGATCCAAAatcagagggatgaggtgtgcagcatgctttcagaagtcttaaaagagcaacactcccatgcggaaactacagaacccaaaccactaaaaaagaaaatcaaccttctgctggtggcatctgactcagatgatgaaaatgaacatgtgtcagtccatgCGGCTTTGGGGGTTGTTCTCGAGCAGAACCcgccatcagcatggacgcatggcCCCTGGATTGGcggctgaagcatgaaaggacatgtGAAACTTTAGGGCATCTGGCACACGAACATCTTGTGATTCCAGTTACAACAGCACCAtgcgaacgtctgttctcactttcaggtgacattgtaaacaagaagtgggcagcattattgccagtaaatgtaaccaaactttgtttgtctgagtgattgactgaacaagaattaggactgagtggacttgtaggctttaaagttttacatttatttttgaatgtagacttttttgtatataattctacatttgtaaattcaaccttcatgataaagagattgcactacaggacgtacatgaagtgaactgaaaaatattccgtttttttacagtgtaaatattcataatcaagtgagcactgtacattttgtattctgtactataattgaaactgatgtatttgaaaatgtagaaaacaaatattgaaataaattattCACACTGTAGATaccatttttttaatctcttgccaGCCCTAGAGCTAATGGATCTAGgcagccggggggtgggggcataTTCAAACTAACCCCATTTGCCCCTTCAGTGCTGGTTGGTGGAGAGGGTGCAGGCATGCCCGGGGCCCTGAGCAGTGCTGGAGTGAGGGGCTGAGCCGCGCCTCGCTGGGCAGGGCACCCATCTTAAGCTGTTACTCCTGGAGCAGTCATCGTGGGCTAGGAAGCCTCCATGGTCCTTGGAGTGTGGCAGCAGCCAGCTGGTCCCACTCACCCAACCACACCCAGCTCCCACAGGAcctgggggggggtctgtggATCAGGCCCCACCACCAGTATTAAACCTGCTTttctagggttggggccccccaCCTGGCACTCAGCCAAGACTGGCCCTGCTTCTCTCTGCTATGGCTGGCAGTCATGAGGCCACAGATGCAAGGGCAGGACAGAGCACTCTTTAaaagcccctccacccccagcaggggcaggtgcctcccttcccagagcccaggagTGGCCACATGTGGTCCTGTCTCATGGGCACTGCCAGAGGGTGAGCACCTGGCACCGCTCTGCTGCCCCCCAAGAGATCAGAGCACCGAGTCAAGGGCCTTGTGCTGAACAGGCCCAGCACTGGGCACTCAGCTCCAGCAGGACTTGGCCCTGCCCAGGCTCCCATCCTTGAGCAGGGACCCTGCTCCTGTTCTCCCCCCGAGGGCAGGGACAGACACGACCAAGCTCAGTTCCCAGTCACTTCATTCGTCTGGGCCTCAGTCCCCTCTGTGTCATGGGGGGCCCACAGCGAGGCGCTCCACTGCCAGTGACAGATCCCTAGACTGAGGCTCATGCCAAAGGGGGCAGCTGGGCAGATCTTGGGGCTGGAGCTTCTCTTCAAACAATTCAGCCACATGGTCCCTGTggcacggggggggggtgtctccttCCCGTTCAGCCCAAAGGTGAGCAGGATCTCGCTGCCCAGCTGTGTCCCGCTTGCGGACACCCCGCACTGCCCCGCAGCCGGCATGCAGAAGAGGAAGTCCCTGGGGAGAAGTTTCACAACCCAGCTCTTCCTCCAGGTAAGTACCCTTCATCGTCCCCCATGAAGAAGGTGCCAAGGGCACTTGAGCAGAACAGCAAACACTGGAGACTGAGGTCACAGCAGTGCAATGGGAGGCTTAGCAACTGCTCGATATTCACCCTTTGCCCAGGGCGCTGGCAGTGCCCGGCAGCAGGACCTCTGGGAGCCAGCAACCCACGGCAGAGTCCAGCACCCTCATCTCCACCAGCTACATGCAGACATGTCCTGGTTCCCCAGCGTGTGTCCAACTCCTGCCAGCGGGCAGTGCCCAGGCACATTGTGCCAGACAGCAGCGCTTCACCTGGGCAGGATCACGGTCCCACAGGGCCACGCTGATTTCAGTCTGTGGAGTCTGGCCTGATACCTGGCAGCCCCATCGTCTCATGCAGGGGTTCGCACTCCAGTCAGTCCCCACACCGACTCCCCCTTCATGCCTTGGAGGGCTCTAGGATCCCCAGAACTAGGGACTCCAGCAGCCAGAACTGGGAACATCTGCCCCTCAGCACCCCCCAGTCCGCGCAGAAGGCAGGCTGTTTTCCAGTCTCTGTCCTCAGCCAGGAAGCAGCTCTGACACAGTGGGCAAGGGCCCCTTGCTTATTGAATGcgagctccagcccctgccctaccTTCTGTGCCAGCTCACCTACATctctcaggcttgggctggaaccagCCAGCTGTCTCCAGACACatccagtctctgccccaaatagTCCCTGAAAGGGAGGGGGGTTTCTCATGACAGACAAGCAGCAGCCTCCAGATCCCGCCTTCCCCCAGTAAAGTACCAGGAGACTTTGGGGGGCTGAGTCCTATTCTGGAGCCAAGCCAGCGAAGCTCAGCACTGCTTCCACTGTCCTCACTGGAGATGCTCAGGGTTGGTTTGCAGCTTTCGCCATTCCCCCGGGACCCAGTTCTCAGCGCAACTCCGCCTGCACGAGCCAAAgcctcccctgccctgaggcaacAGGGCCTGCTCTCAACCACCTACGTTCACTGGCTCAGCCAAGGGAAGTCAGGAGCCCTCCAGAGACTCAGGGTTCAAGGCCTGCCTCCTGTCCAACACAGGCCAGTCGGTACTGCCCAGCTACCCATGTTGGGCCCAGCAGTTTCCAAAGCTGGCCGCGTCCGTCCCCCCACTTCCTGGGGTCAGTCACGCACCCGACttccaatttgaatttgtctggcctcCGCTGCCAGCTGTCCCCCCTCCAGGGCTGCAGAGGCCAGTGCAGAGCTCATAGGGCTGAGCAGGTGCCTACCTCCCCGGGGAGAGTCCCAACCCACCACCACCTGCAGCGCAAATCTCAAACCACACCAAGGACCTGCCTCAAACGATTGGGCCACAAGCCATGCTGGGCATATGCTGCACCTCCTGCCAGACTTCCCCTGGGACCCTCTCCTGGCCGCTCAGATCCGTGTCCCAGCCCCCAAAGATCTCATGGACCCTGACCTTGCAGCTGTGCCCCGGTGCAGCCCTGAGCAGAGCTTTCCGCAGACTCACAGCAAGCTCCCCAAGCCCTCCAGGCACAAAGGCTGCTGCTCCACGCTGCGCTGGCACTCCAAGCCGTCTACCACCATGTCAACACCTAGGagactcctgcccctcctctcagCCAGCAGCAGTGTCGGATTCCGAGAGAACCCAGCCGCTCTCCATTGACCAACCATCAGCCCCGCATGCTCTCCGCAGCCAGCACATGGTCAGCCTGAGAGGTCCCCAGAGGGCTCTGGTCTCAAACCCGTTCTGCAGATGCGGCTCTCCTAGGACCGTCCTGTTTGCCACCAACAGACATAAAACACCCCTATGGCGCTCCAGAGCGGGCCCTAGACGGGGATCCCACCAGGCCCTTTTctcactgcttcccccatccTGCAGACACGAGGAGATcaggcaggctgcagcccaggaacTCTCAGCCTGACTGCAACTCTCCACCCATCCATCAGTTCCCCTCCCGCTCTCCCAAGACCCATGACCCTATTCTCCACCCAGAGCCCCTGGGCTGCAGCTTGCCGAGGTGGTTCAGCATGCTACCCCCACATTCAGTCCGTGGGGATCCCAAGGCAGGTCTCTGGGGCT encodes:
- the PRRT3 gene encoding proline-rich transmembrane protein 3, which gives rise to MAAAAQLLAWSLVLVLALLPASPLPQPFSSERHSRPRAAGASLGPSWVQELAGWPPLGSPSKEALWTRQDLPALSPLALAAPGGSLVFSGAGELDDELWRGSSPAHSAAIGHDMGTPPASAGSSALPPPAWPLLLGADDTQQTLEVPPAPGSAGTEGAGGPGPATAMFQGDTGLGSGSWPFTRTPGSGAPRTEGSPGALAFESRERPSGSEPRSLQPAFPSPAKPPGAESSSGPAGQDSPGTAGTPCPRPTVSTVVLAARPNSAAGASSTEGWQVADADPGSMGQEGQPVSWAPGKGQPAPQSSVPREPREPLEHAWEKGRASYTQGYSLPPWGNAQGLPPHLIGRDGQPQLEAWWVPGASLAARPAATSQPQQMPGAGGSIAGRWPGLPPVVLSAGHRELGDGAWELPPSRPVQGRLAEPAPQAHGSPTWSLTPAQTETRAPAWTEGLLAHQRSTRRVLPGLVTQPLHIPGKAAPGAEQGPEHPRARPTLHTSLGTSPVPTPPHPGAAAEEEIGAPQQVRGAVEPRTPVNATSTATSAPRPPLPGTRHSDETRPPGHGSTTAPVPTPPQPPATPQRGLIRVSTQRALQRPSLPEPGPSVPAAVSASSLPCPHASGACSLLQPNQTLLHWADLQRTLGFAWELHVYGASALFLLLSLVCVASLIGSPVLDLPHLPYTLGTNALLLGAGLLRATFLLSDPYGARARLPAPAVRLLYNAPFPLLLSAFALLLLLLLRVSQLQLLPPPLQSLPLLAALAALQSTVLLGADLLSPLLSPVLGVGLHLLSCACGTSLMLANLAAYWQLRPHQAARPGEAQRVSLGCEDPQELPEQGRALQALGPCPRVLLGCSVLGLLCCGLQAYGVLWLGAVLGPLGEFSWPWWFVQFWFRICELLLAFGLCFVASHPFCQCCGSADHICWAKLVRYFCTYRKAEAPEYPNNCYDWATGMQERAASTHISKSLIRKPPEQLHLRALKDSNEGRVPGAFSAGGSTSSLGRPGVSPMCPNAARVGRSYTSVCFEKESVLSLGELQFRPPSPINLSRSIDEALFKEHLVRDSVFLRSSLQCPGRLARQDSCSSLRRSSALTPLAEPLLPAMAWQRRSSDPDYLYSLARCSSLSDLPSQSASLPPSKGLPSEPPTEGTISGSSLDSFSKGSLKISWNPWRHGLSSLESLPLEEMPSRAPLLPEESPGPSTTGGAADSECEARRSFLALSKQVDSRSMSSDTIEL